The genomic stretch CGACGAGGGCCACGCACGATGCAGGTCGAAATCGTCTATTGCTTGCCTTGCGGATATCGCCCTTTGGCACGCCAGGTGGCAGCCCGGCTCGAACGCGAACACGGTGCGCAGGTGATGCTCCGGGCCGGTTTTCCGGGGATGTTCCGGGTCGTCGCCGATGGCAGCGAAATCTACGACAAGCGGCGGACGCGCGGCTGGCTGGGCAAAATCGGCTTTGGCCGCGTACCCGAGGTCGACGAGGTGGTGTCGTTAGTCTCGGCCGCGGCGCGGCGCGAATCGAGCCACCACAGCCCGGCGAACAAGGGCGCGAGCACGACCGCGGCCCATTGATATCCGGTCCAGCCGAGCCACATCTCCGGCTCTGGGCGCCACTCCTCCGACACAAAGCGGTAGGCCAGATACGCGAGGATGTACAGCTTGATCAGTTGGCGCCGCAAAGCACCACGCCGGTACAGCCGCCAGAGGATCAGGGCTGCCGCGAAATGGAACGCGGCTTCGTAGAGTTGCGCGGGATGACGGCGCACCCCGTCCCCGAAATCGACGCCCCAGGGAAGTATCGTTGCGGTGCCGTAGCAGCACCCGCCCACGAAGCAAGCGAGTCGCCCGACGGCAATCGATGCCGCAACCGGCACCGCAAAGCTGTCGCCTGTCTTGGTGCGAATGTGCAAGGCCCACTTCGCCACCTCGACGCCCAGGTAGCCGCCTACCAGCCCGAGCACGATCGTCTTGCCCGAGGGCGCGAACCAGTCGGCTTGCGTCCAGTCGCGGGCAGCGCCGAGCACAAAGGGGAGGCGCGCGGTGAACATCGCCCCGCATAGGGCACCGATCGCGAGCCCGATGCGCTCGCCGCGCCGCAGCGGAGCCTCGGTTGGAAAGCGCCTGGACACGATCAGGCCCGTCGCTAGGGCCACCCCCATGGCGCCGGCGTACGCCAGATTCATCGTCCAGGTTCCGCTAGCTGCACCAGCGGTGCCGCGGCTCGCGACACCGGGGCGTCGATCTGCAGCTTTTCCAGCGTTGGCAGCGGCACGTGCCCTTCGCGGTACAGCACGTTGTAGGCACAAAACGGCACGACGTGCCCGCTGGGCAAAACGTGGTGGATGCAGCACTTCATCAGTCGCCGCAGATCGAAGTTATAGGCGTCGAGAAACGAAGTGATCGTGATGCGCAGCACGTCTTCCGGATCGACCTGCTCGGCCAAGGCCCGGCGGAAGAACTCTTCGGCCAGCTCGTCGCGCGGTGCTGGCGCGTCGCCAAGCACGGGCAACCCGGGCTGGTCTTCCTTGTCCGGTCCCAACGTGGGCCCGCAGCCACAGCCGGGGCCGCACGCGCCGACTCGCGCCAAATATTCTTCAATCAACTGCCGAGCCCGAGGCCGGTTAAAGGTGATGCCGCCTGAAAGCAGCTCGAGATGCTCGTGGGCGTTGATGAATCGCGTGAGCGGGCGTGCCCTGCCTTGGCTGCGATACAAATAGCTCAGCGTGTGGCAATTCGGGTGCGCACAGGGCAGCGGCAAGAAATCGTCGGACTGGAAAAGCCCGTCACACTGCTCGACCAGTGCCCGCACCACGTCGGGAAAGGTCACGCGGTTTTCGAGGTCGGCAGGTAAGACGTGCCGTCCACTGTAAGTGGCCGGTTGAAAGCTGACGCCCGTAATCCAGGGGCGCACGATGGCAAACCGCACGAGGTCGCCGACCTCGTCGAGATTCAAGTCGCCTTGCAACGTGGCGACGAGAGTTGTGCGCAGCCCTTGGCGGCCCAATTTTTCAACGGCCCGCAATTTTGTAGCCAGCAGCGGCTCGCCGCGGAGTTCGCGATAGCTCGATTCGCGCAGGCCGTCGAACTGCAGGTAGATCTCCAGCCGCTTGCGTCGCGCCGCGAGTTTTTCCAGCAAGTCGTCGTCGTTCGCCAGCCGGATCCCGTTGGTGTTGATCATCACCACGTCGATCGGCTGGTTGCAGGCGTACTCGACCAGCTGGACAAACTCGGGGTGCAAAGTGGGCTCGCCGCCGGAAAGTTGCACCACTTCGGCCCGACCTTCGACCTCGACCAGGCGATCGATGGCACGGCAGGCATCGGCCAGGCTCAGGTGTTTGCCGCCCGGTCCGCTCGAGGCGAAGCACATCGGGCAGCGCAGATTGCACGAGTCGGTGATTTCAACCAGCCCTACGCAGGTGTGTTGCTCGTGTTCGGTGCAGAGGCCGCAATCGTACGGGCAGCCGCGTTGCGGCGTGGTGCCAAATTCCGCCGGGATGCGGCCCGGCACGCTGTATTCGAGGCGGTCGTAGGCCGACACGTCCGAGCAGATGAAATCCTCGCGTGTGCCGTGCGTCGGACAGTGCTTGCGGAAATAGACGCGCCCCTGCCTCACCAGAATCTTCGCCGGTACCACGGCCAGGCACTCCGGGCAAAGGCTCTGCGTGGTGCCAAGCATTGTGTAGTCGCGCAGTTGCATGCTTCGTGTGGCTCCTACGGCCGAGGCTGATCCTGGTTCAAGTCTTCAAGCTCGCGACGCAGGCCGCGCGCGGAAAATCGATAAATCACCGCGCTCACGAGTGCGACAACAACCGCCGTAACCCCAGCGATCGTCAGCATTCGATTGGAGAGGCGGGCGAAAGACTCTTCGTTCGCCTGGCGGCCGGACGTCTGGTTTACGCAAGCCATGAAAAAGAAGGCCGCCATCGCAACAACCGCATAGGCGGATACCGCCAGGGTGGTGATTGTGATCCAGATGGCTTCGAGCGGCGTGGGCCCCGAATCGCGGCGCAACGCGATCAGGCCTGCGTGAATCAAGAGAGGCAGAACCATGATCACGAACATCAGCCCTGCTGCAGGCGCCACGGCCGTGAGGCCGGCAGTTACGACGATCAGATCGAACAACACCAGCGCAGTCGTGAGATTGCCCGCGGAGGACCCGCGGGCAGGCCGCGCGGCGTATCTTTGTACGGTGGTGTTTACTCTGGCCTTACAAAGCCAACAGGGAACGATGATCGGTGCGTCGTCTGCGAGCACGTTCATGGCCCCGCACTTCGGACAAAGGAAAGCTGACGCAGGCTCGGCAGTTGGGCTGTTTGAAGCTTCAATCATTCGGCGCACGACTCAGAGTGCCTGAGTGCTAGAGGGGGGCTCGTCGCAGGGTGGCGCGGTGTTCCGCGCGCGCCAAAAGAATCTCAGCAGTCCGACCAGCACCAGCAAAGCGGCCACAGCACCCAGCACGGCACCAAACATCAAGTCGTAGCTCAGCGCCTCTTCGCTGCCCACGCCCAAGGATTCGAGCGCCAAGGCACCGCCTACGAACCCGGCCGTACAGACCGCCAAGAATGCTCCCGCGGCCGAAACCCAGGCCACGAATACCGCGCCGGCCGACGACCAGAGCAGCAGGAATTTTTCGCCCAACGTGGCCGGTTGGCCGCGCCGGCGGAGGACGACGGTCGTGCGAATGAGCGCGGGCAGGGTCAGCAGGAAGAACAGGACGGCCATCGGTGGTGCCGCGGCCAGCAACCCGAAGAAGATCGCCACCAGCGTGATGCACAACAGCAGGGAACTCAGACCGAACTGCAGCGGCCGTTGCTCGGTTGCCGGCGAGGAGGCGCGCATCGCATCGGCGGCACCGAAGACACGCCGGCACAACCAACACTCCGCTGGCCGCGGCGCGCCGGGGATGGTCAGATTTGCAGCGCCGCATTCGGGGCAGATGATGGCGTCGGCAATGGGTTCAGCGGTCTCGGTCGCGGAACTCAAGGGCGGGCTCCTTCTGCTGTCAGACGCGCGACGTCCGCCTCCTGGCGTCGGGCATAGTCCGCGGCGATGCCGCGCACGCGCCGAATCAGTTGGCCCAGGAGCACTCCGGAAAACATCAGGGCCAGCAAAAAGATCAACTGGTAGTAGCGGGGTACGATCACCGTTTCGGGCTGCGGCGCATACCAGCGGGCATAGCCAAGCAGAAACAAGTAGCCGGCCAGGGCGCAGCCGGTCGCGAACCAGACCAGCGACAAGCTGAATCGCAGTCCAGCCAGGAGTATCAGCAGGAAATAGACCACCAGCAACGGGCTGCGCGGGCCGGCGGCGATGGTCAGCAGGCCGGTCAACAGCGCCATGTCCGCGGCCGTCGTGACGAACTTGAATGCCGGCGGAAAGTATTGCTGCCGCAGGCTCGAATAGACGCCCAGGGCGAGCGCCGACCACGCCGCGCATAGCACGGTCACAGCCAGATGAAATCGTCCGTCGACGCCTTCGACCTTGGGCAGTTCGAGCCCGCCCAGCCGCAGGCCGTGATAGTTGATCAACTCGACGGTGTAGAAGCCGCCGATCCCGATGGTGCGCAGCAGGTTGGCCCGCAGCTCACCTTCGTACTGCTGCCAACGATCGGTGATGTACCAAGGCCGATCCTGCGCCCCGGGAAGTGCATTCATCCATGTGGCTCCGTCCTGGCCGTTGGCAACTCTGTATTGGTTCTGATTCTTGCGCAAACTCCGGCCTGGAGCAAGCAATCCTGGTCGCAGCAAGAAAAACCCAGGCGGCGTCCTGCCGGGGCCCCGGCGCCGCGTAGTGACCTGCACCGCGCCGGTCTACAATGTGCCCGTCCGGCACACGAGAGAGGAAGGGATAAGTTACATGATGTCAGCACTGAAGTTCGCCTCACCTTTGCTTCCGCTGCTCGGCGTCTTGCTGTTCGGCTTGACGGTTTCCCGAGCGGCAGTGGCCGGCGATTTGGATGCGCGCCTCGCCGAGGTGATCGACGCGCCCGAATACAAGTCGGCCCACTGGGGATTACTCGTCGCCGATCTGGCCTCGGGCGAGGTGCTCCACGAATTCCACGGCGACAAGTTGTTTGCGCCCGCTTCGACCACGAAGCTCTACTCGGTGGCCGCGGCGCTCGATGCGCTGGGAGCCGACTATCGGTTCGAGACGCGTGTGGTCTATTCCGGACCCTTGGCCCTGTCCGGCAAGCTCCACGGCGATTTGATTCTGATCGCCAGTGGCGACCTCACGCTAGGCGGGCGCACCACGAGCGCGGGAGAGATCGCTTTCAAGGACACGGATCACACGTACGCCAACGGCGGCCTCGATGCTCAAATGACCGAACCCGATCCATTGGCTGGATTGGACGAACTGGCGCGGCAGGTGCGCGCGTCGGGGATCTCGCTGGTTTCGGGCAATGTGCTGATCGACG from Pirellulales bacterium encodes the following:
- a CDS encoding prolipoprotein diacylglyceryl transferase, with the protein product MNLAYAGAMGVALATGLIVSRRFPTEAPLRRGERIGLAIGALCGAMFTARLPFVLGAARDWTQADWFAPSGKTIVLGLVGGYLGVEVAKWALHIRTKTGDSFAVPVAASIAVGRLACFVGGCCYGTATILPWGVDFGDGVRRHPAQLYEAAFHFAAALILWRLYRRGALRRQLIKLYILAYLAYRFVSEEWRPEPEMWLGWTGYQWAAVVLAPLFAGLWWLDSRRAAAETNDTTSSTSGTRPKPILPSQPRVRRLS
- a CDS encoding radical SAM protein, with amino-acid sequence MLGTTQSLCPECLAVVPAKILVRQGRVYFRKHCPTHGTREDFICSDVSAYDRLEYSVPGRIPAEFGTTPQRGCPYDCGLCTEHEQHTCVGLVEITDSCNLRCPMCFASSGPGGKHLSLADACRAIDRLVEVEGRAEVVQLSGGEPTLHPEFVQLVEYACNQPIDVVMINTNGIRLANDDDLLEKLAARRKRLEIYLQFDGLRESSYRELRGEPLLATKLRAVEKLGRQGLRTTLVATLQGDLNLDEVGDLVRFAIVRPWITGVSFQPATYSGRHVLPADLENRVTFPDVVRALVEQCDGLFQSDDFLPLPCAHPNCHTLSYLYRSQGRARPLTRFINAHEHLELLSGGITFNRPRARQLIEEYLARVGACGPGCGCGPTLGPDKEDQPGLPVLGDAPAPRDELAEEFFRRALAEQVDPEDVLRITITSFLDAYNFDLRRLMKCCIHHVLPSGHVVPFCAYNVLYREGHVPLPTLEKLQIDAPVSRAAAPLVQLAEPGR